The Apibacter raozihei genome contains a region encoding:
- a CDS encoding type III PLP-dependent enzyme domain-containing protein, whose product MKIKYHDLIQQTFDFPQPEFKVEDGNLFFHEIPLMELIEKFGTPFKFTYLPKISQNIQQTKRWFKKAFKENDYKNDYRYCYCTKSSHFSFILDEALKNKISIETSFSNDMEIIRRMYEKGKVTQDIEVICNGFKTDEYLQIISEMINNGFSHIIPVLDNFRELDLLSDSIDTNFNVGIRIASEEEPKFEFYTSRLGIGYKDIVPFYAQKIQNHPHARLKMLHFFINTGIKDTSYYWNELYKCLRVYARLKKIAPEVDSLNIGGGFPIKTSLNFEYDYYYMINEIVYQIKKFCEEEGVEEPTIYTEFGSYTVGESGGIVYKILNQKRQNDREKWNMINSSFMTTLPDSWAISRRFLMLPVNRWEDSYERVFLGGLTCDSDDYYNSEQHVNAIYLPIYSEDKPLYIGFFNTGAYQDAISGFGGVHHCLVPQPKHILINRNKDGEFTYEVFREEQTYKEILNLLGY is encoded by the coding sequence ATGAAAATAAAATACCATGATTTAATCCAGCAGACTTTTGATTTTCCTCAGCCAGAGTTCAAAGTCGAAGATGGAAATTTATTCTTTCATGAAATCCCTTTAATGGAACTAATTGAAAAATTCGGAACTCCTTTTAAGTTTACATATCTCCCCAAGATATCACAAAATATACAACAAACTAAACGTTGGTTTAAAAAGGCTTTCAAAGAGAACGATTATAAAAACGATTATCGATATTGTTATTGCACCAAATCCAGCCATTTTTCATTTATACTGGATGAAGCTTTAAAAAATAAAATAAGCATAGAAACTTCTTTTTCTAATGACATGGAAATCATACGTCGTATGTATGAAAAAGGAAAGGTTACACAAGATATAGAAGTTATATGTAATGGTTTTAAAACCGATGAATATTTGCAGATTATTTCTGAAATGATTAATAATGGATTTTCCCATATTATTCCTGTATTAGATAATTTCCGTGAACTTGATCTTCTTTCAGACAGTATTGATACTAATTTTAATGTAGGAATCAGAATTGCTTCTGAAGAAGAACCTAAATTTGAGTTTTATACTTCACGTTTAGGAATTGGTTATAAAGATATTGTTCCTTTTTATGCGCAAAAAATTCAAAATCATCCGCATGCGCGATTAAAAATGCTGCATTTTTTCATTAATACGGGAATTAAAGATACTTCGTATTACTGGAATGAATTGTATAAATGTCTACGAGTGTATGCACGTTTGAAAAAAATTGCTCCGGAAGTAGATTCTTTAAATATAGGTGGTGGTTTTCCTATTAAAACGTCATTAAATTTTGAATACGATTATTATTATATGATTAATGAAATTGTTTATCAAATTAAGAAATTTTGTGAGGAAGAAGGTGTTGAAGAACCTACTATTTATACTGAATTCGGTTCCTATACAGTCGGTGAAAGCGGTGGAATCGTTTATAAAATACTGAACCAGAAAAGGCAGAATGACAGAGAAAAATGGAACATGATCAATAGTTCTTTCATGACCACTCTTCCAGACTCCTGGGCTATTTCGAGAAGATTTTTGATGCTCCCTGTCAACCGATGGGAAGATTCGTATGAGAGAGTTTTTCTTGGAGGGCTCACTTGTGATAGTGATGATTATTACAATTCTGAACAACATGTTAACGCCATATATCTTCCTATTTATAGTGAAGATAAACCATTATATATTGGTTTCTTTAATACAGGGGCTTATCAAGATGCTATCAGCGGTTTTGGTGGTGTTCACCATTGCTTGGTACCTCAACCGAAACATATTCTTATAAACAGAAATAAAGATGGAGAGTTTACCTATGAAGTATTCCGAGAAGAGCAAACTTATAAGGAAATTCTAAATCTTTTAGGATATTGA
- the dapF gene encoding diaminopimelate epimerase, which translates to MMNLNSFVKTHGLGNEYIVLDENAISFELNPKSISRICNVNFGIGSDGILLKTSSSRADIGLKIYNPDGSEAEKSGNGLRIFCKYVYDYHIVTKKQFTVETKGGIVTADIIETENERAKIITVDMGKAIFTSHLIPTQFKDEEVQDKIISIDNHNFTINCVSMGNPHCVIIKDDLVVEEIKEWGPKIENYFMFPNRINVQFAKIISRNEVQILIWERGAGFTLASGSSSCAVASVLRKKNLIDTNVTIKMLGGELKLEVKNNWEVRMTGEVRQICEGTFHPELIQDLLL; encoded by the coding sequence ATGATGAATCTAAATAGCTTTGTAAAAACCCACGGACTAGGAAATGAATATATTGTTCTGGATGAAAATGCTATATCCTTTGAACTAAATCCAAAGTCTATATCCCGAATATGTAATGTTAATTTCGGTATTGGTTCGGATGGTATTTTATTAAAAACATCATCTTCACGAGCCGATATTGGTTTAAAAATATACAACCCTGATGGTTCAGAGGCTGAAAAAAGCGGAAATGGTTTACGAATTTTTTGTAAATATGTTTACGATTATCATATTGTTACTAAAAAACAATTTACTGTTGAAACTAAAGGAGGAATTGTAACGGCTGATATTATTGAAACTGAAAACGAAAGAGCGAAAATAATAACTGTCGATATGGGAAAAGCTATTTTTACTTCTCATTTAATTCCTACTCAGTTTAAAGATGAGGAAGTTCAAGATAAAATTATTTCAATAGATAATCATAATTTCACCATCAATTGTGTTTCTATGGGAAACCCTCATTGCGTAATTATTAAAGACGATTTGGTTGTTGAAGAGATTAAAGAATGGGGTCCGAAAATAGAAAATTATTTTATGTTTCCCAATCGAATAAATGTACAGTTTGCTAAAATAATATCCAGAAATGAGGTTCAAATTTTAATATGGGAAAGAGGGGCCGGATTTACTCTTGCATCCGGTAGCTCTTCATGTGCTGTTGCGAGTGTTTTAAGAAAAAAGAATCTTATTGATACCAATGTGACTATAAAAATGCTTGGAGGAGAACTCAAACTTGAGGTTAAAAATAATTGGGAGGTTCGTATGACGGGTGAAGTCAGACAAATTTGTGAAGGAACATTTCACCCGGAATTAATACAGGATTTACTTCTATAA